From a single Cloacibacillus sp. genomic region:
- a CDS encoding isoprenylcysteine carboxylmethyltransferase family protein, with protein MKISKKVSSLAFKGRGLFWGFFAAGILIFPGHFNIIRFICGIILVLLGQLLRFWAAGFIPKYRTETIGAPVLITWGPYAYVRNPLYAGNALMGLGWSLMVSWGWVGAFAAAFFLLYSLIVIPAEESFLGEKFGSSYTEYKSKVPALFPILGAPLRAANQNARPFDAAQAWAEEIYSIRVNIVVTVIIFIRLFLL; from the coding sequence ATGAAAATAAGCAAAAAAGTTAGTTCGCTCGCGTTTAAGGGACGAGGCCTGTTTTGGGGATTTTTCGCGGCGGGGATATTGATCTTTCCCGGCCATTTTAATATTATCAGGTTCATCTGTGGGATCATTCTGGTGCTTTTAGGACAGCTGCTTCGCTTCTGGGCCGCCGGCTTCATTCCGAAATACCGTACCGAAACTATAGGTGCGCCAGTTCTCATCACATGGGGGCCGTACGCCTATGTCAGAAATCCTCTTTACGCCGGAAACGCTCTGATGGGGCTCGGCTGGTCGCTCATGGTGAGCTGGGGCTGGGTCGGCGCCTTCGCCGCGGCTTTTTTCCTGCTCTATTCGCTGATCGTCATCCCGGCGGAGGAATCTTTTCTTGGTGAAAAGTTCGGAAGCTCGTACACCGAGTACAAAAGCAAAGTGCCCGCGCTCTTTCCGATTTTGGGCGCGCCCCTTCGCGCTGCAAACCAGAACGCGCGCCCGTTTGACGCAGCTCAGGCATGGGCCGAGGAGATATATTCCATCCGCGTCAACATCGTCGTCACGGTAATTATTTTTATACGTCTTTTTCTGCTTTAA
- a CDS encoding MBL fold metallo-hydrolase: MNDDKKHDNAADFSYPENFLRYLGTSGGRFSMIKQARSTGGIWFRYGGINCVVDPGPGSLAQICAAQPALDSAAIDVVMLTHKHIDHSTDANVLIECMTQGGFEDRGLLVAPQDAMHGSDPVVLKYSQAKAHSTATAEDGMRIELGRGVTAEPVAHFHHGVDCFGYVFRGPGLPEWGLISDTRLLPSFSKRYEDCSYLSINVTFPNRKLRLDHMSIEELRGLLTTLHPKTATLSHLGAMMTSPEGEKYLRDLDTPQTKVVPGEDGMIVDLDSLAIYRKITKPVADKFMML; encoded by the coding sequence ATGAATGATGATAAAAAACACGATAACGCGGCGGACTTTTCCTATCCTGAGAACTTTTTAAGGTATCTCGGTACGAGCGGCGGCCGCTTCTCGATGATAAAGCAGGCGCGAAGCACCGGAGGGATATGGTTTCGCTACGGCGGCATAAACTGCGTCGTCGACCCAGGCCCCGGCAGCCTCGCGCAAATCTGCGCGGCGCAGCCCGCGCTTGACAGCGCCGCGATAGACGTTGTGATGCTGACGCATAAACATATAGACCACAGCACGGACGCCAATGTGCTGATAGAATGTATGACGCAGGGCGGCTTTGAAGACCGAGGGCTGCTAGTGGCGCCGCAGGACGCAATGCACGGCAGCGACCCGGTCGTGCTGAAATATTCTCAGGCGAAGGCGCACAGCACGGCCACAGCGGAAGACGGAATGAGAATAGAGCTTGGCCGCGGCGTCACGGCGGAGCCTGTGGCGCACTTCCATCACGGCGTCGATTGTTTCGGGTACGTCTTTCGCGGCCCGGGACTGCCGGAGTGGGGCCTTATCAGCGACACGCGGCTACTGCCGAGCTTTTCAAAGAGATACGAGGACTGTTCGTATCTTTCGATAAACGTCACCTTCCCCAACAGAAAACTGCGCCTCGACCACATGTCCATCGAAGAGCTGCGCGGGCTGCTGACGACGCTCCATCCAAAGACGGCGACGCTCTCTCACCTAGGCGCCATGATGACCTCGCCGGAAGGGGAAAAATATCTGCGGGACCTCGACACGCCGCAGACGAAGGTCGTCCCGGGAGAGGACGGGATGATAGTTGACTTGGACAGCCTGGCTATATACAGAAAAATAACCAAGCCGGTCGCAGACAAATTTATGATGCTTTAA